CTGCTTGCTGCTACGAGACACGCCTACTTGTCGCTGTcttcccttctcctcctcccataGTCAGGAGCTACTTATCCTCTCATGTTGCAGAAATCCACAAAACCCCATAGATCCCACCTCTAGACTCTAGTACTCCTCGAGATCAGAATATCAGATCATCCATGCATGGCATCCCTGAGCCCTTTTGCCACTCCCACCACAGCTCTACATGTCTCCCAAACCTTTAGACGACGGCGACGTAGCGCCGCCGTGTCTAGCCCCAGATCCTTGTCCTTCCTCTGCCAAAGCCGCCTACCGACGGAGCCGCCgatcggcggcggaggaggaggaggaggaaagaaGAGGGCGTGGTGGGTCGACATGGCTGAAAGGGTGCACGGCGACGTGGTGAAGGCGGGGATGGCCGTGCAGGAGAACCTGAGTCCCAAGCAGAAGGGGGACTGGAAAGATGTCGCCCTCATGAGCCTCTCCTTCGCCGTCTACGTGTACATCTCCCAGAGGATCGTGTGTACATATTGCGCCTGGGTTTCCATGACCAATCACTAGATAGATTAGACATATATAGTCAGTTAACTTTGGGTGCATGTTCTCGATCGAATTACGGTGCCGGACGCCAATAAAGTCTCTCTGTTATTTTACTTGTATACTTTGTCGTTCTATTGGGTGGATCCTTTTCTCGGGCTAAACATGATCCAGATTCAAGTTGCACGTCTTAGTTTCGCAATTCCTTTCGCATACAGATCCATGGAGTCAGGGGTCAGGCATGAACACCCCTGTGTCCTTTATCTCTATGTTTGCAAGTTAACACCTGACACATGATCTTCAGATCTTCGAAAGAAGCATGACAAAATTGCAAAATTAATctcagcaaaaaaaagaggcaTTCGCCTTACATACACCTCGATCGTGCCTATTCCTCGACACTGTACTACGCGAATTAACTCCGTCGTCCTACAGTCGGATCATCGGACCGACGAGAAGTCAGCCGATTACACATCCGTGGGTTATTATGAATTATTTATTAAGGCTACACTATACTAAAGTGACAGAATTCTTCAGATCTCTTCGCACTCCTGACGTTTGGTACAGTCAGGCCTCagcgctgccgcggcaggctGATGTTGCCGATGTCCTGGAGAGGCAAGCGCTTCGGGATCACGCTGGTCGAGTGCTTCACCCGGCAGATCAGGACGTGCTTCTCTTTCTCCTGTGGTGGCCGGTGGCGGTGCTGAGCCTTGGCTGCTCGTGGCCCGTTCTCCATCTTGCATGCTTCCGACCACTCCCGGCTGGGCAGATTTGGCGTAGGGAAATGGGACTGGAACGTGTGTAGCTTGCCTTGGAGTTCTGAGATCTTCTTCTGAAGCTCTTCCGCATGCTGTTCCGAGGCTTGTGCACGATGTTTCCACTCCATCATCTGGTGAATGTTAAATGTTAAATGTTTCCGTCAGACAACAACCTCAATGTCTATTTTAATTTAACATCTGAAGTGTGTAGATTTGGACTACAAATGACGATACGAAATGATGTGCGCAACTCATTCTGAAACTAGAGGTTCAGCCAGAGCATTGGAAGAAAAAATGTGTGCAGAAGTAGCAGGTCAGTtccaaaacaagaaagaaaactgCACAGAGATAAGTGCGTCTTACATGTACTGTAGAATATCAAGACAAGTTCATCATTCAAGGGCAGTAAAATTTCGAcgcaaaaaaagaactagTATTTCAAAGGAGTACTGTTTGTTTCAACAACTACTTCTTACTCAAATTCCAAAACATGGACCGCGTAAAATCACACTCGACATGCTAGCAAACAGCTTATAACAGGACATTCAAAACCAAGAAGCATTTCCAGGTACTGATGCAACCATAATTAGAGGCCACTTACCTGAGAATTCAAAGAACCAAGACTGGTGTCAGAAGCAATGGCCCGACGCTGCCATGTATCCCTGGAAGactgaagctcttgcatctctagTCTGACCTGCTCCAACATGTCCTGCATCTCAGTCCATTGCTCTGATTCTGCTTTTACTTGCTTCATTATCTTCCCCAC
This is a stretch of genomic DNA from Brachypodium distachyon strain Bd21 chromosome 1, Brachypodium_distachyon_v3.0, whole genome shotgun sequence. It encodes these proteins:
- the LOC100831987 gene encoding uncharacterized protein LOC100831987; translation: MASLSPFATPTTALHVSQTFRRRRRSAAVSSPRSLSFLCQSRLPTEPPIGGGGGGGGKKRAWWVDMAERVHGDVVKAGMAVQENLSPKQKGDWKDVALMSLSFAVYVYISQRIVCTYCAWVSMTNH